A DNA window from Danio aesculapii chromosome 1, fDanAes4.1, whole genome shotgun sequence contains the following coding sequences:
- the vwa10.1 gene encoding von Willebrand factor A domain-containing protein 7: MVSVVVVAVFLLWGALYQSPQTSAFKIFPSDGSLTHQQITEEAFLRKVAQVCVNTATARGQNITLSINSKLTASIVERACSNVYATLLKIPTFTAVMVQVTLSNAAVDRKQFSTAHHFDEEDFKNGRDLITQGMTAVKVSVKQGNYLAARTSLGVVCHTLQDFYSHSNWVELGSTDSFSTLIKPELPFTNLAGPNTKTCKSCVGDDCTDNVLPEIIQQKLLTSGYFSLISSKKPAGKCSHGGFFDLTSYIEPTGGINKDDIGSSHGSLHQRAANMAINATMEMLEDIRLAIGDPAFLRLMGLTQTSVLAVVFDITGSLSAYIAEAKTMLFSFIDSMIGTSEEPSEYMLVLFSDLDAGSLIKASNAETFKEKINSLSSLNNSNPGMCLSAVQLALTRVPPSSDIFVYTDGPAKDSQLKNSVEAMIQSTKSKVNFLLTNPTLSRVSSSKALSQSDIQLYRDLAHISGGQTIEVTFSTISQAITLIGDEITSGQVTVLQVKRNASQTESFSFVLDSSLSNVIVYITGDSTVFTLYSPTGVSQSGSVADGPLGSILTVNSIKRLKLNSNNLTGEWKITVNSPSSYNLKVIGQSSVNILVYFVEIFQGGHGDSWGQSYTRPFTGRNATLFVSVTGGDSVTVTDVLLVEASGSAVVNGRIKAVGTTDFLVNIDTIPEWAFVVQLKGLLNKSSTVSRFQRQSPIQLKGSKITVVAQSQNVTQPGVPLNISFTVTANATGGNYIIRARTDQGFNVSVSSSLLVAAGGSAQGNITLITPSDTESGTDVTLTIEAEAPGSTDLNYATLRLTVSAASAVFSGHYSFSICLSLFCFLISHYVGL, encoded by the exons ATGGTGTCTGTGGTTGTAGTAGCTGTGTTTCTCCTCTGGGGTGCACTCTATCAGTCTCCTCAGACTTCAGCATTTAAGATCTTCCCTTCTGATGGATCCCTCACACATCAACAAATCACTGAAGAAGCTTTCCTCCGCAAGGTGGCACAAGTGTGCGTGAACACAGCCACTGCCCGAGGACAAAACATCACACTATCT ATCAACAGCAAACTGACAGCAAGTATTGTCGAAAGAGCCTGCTCAAATGTATATGCAACTCTGCTAAAAATACCCACTTTTACAGCGGTTATGGTCCAGGTGACTCTTAGCAATGCGGCTGTTGATAGAAAGCAGTTCAGTACTGCTCATCATTTTGATGAAGAAGATTTTAAAAATGGACGGGATCTTATCACTCAGGGTATGACAGCTGTAAAAGTCAGTGTAAAACAGGGGAACTATTTGGCTGCCCGCACCAGTCTGGGGGTTGTATGCCACACTTTACAG GATTTCTACAGTCACAGTAACTGGGTGGAACTGGGAAGCACGGATTCTTTCAGCACCCTGATTAAACCTGAGCTTCCTTTCACCAATCTAGCAG GTCCTAATACAAAAACATGCAAAAGCTGTGTTGGAGATGACTGCACTGACAACGTTCTCCCAGAGATTATACAACAGAAACTATTGACTTCAGGATATTTCTCACTGATATCTTCAAAAAAACCTGCAG GCAAGTGCAGCCATGGTGGCTTTTTTGACTTAACCAGTTACATAGAACCCACTGGAGGAATCAATAAAGATGACATTGGGTCAAGTCATGGCTCCCTTCATCAGCGGGCTGCTAACATGGCCATTAATGCTACAATGGAGATGCTGGAAGACATCCGACTGGCCATAGGCGATCCAGCCTTTCTGCG ATTGATGGGCCTCACTCAGACCTCAGTTCTGGCTGTTGTGTTTGACATTACAGGCAGTTTGTCTGCTTATATAGCTGAGGCCAAGACAATGTTGTTCAGCTTCATAGACAGCATGATAGGAACATCAGAGGAACCTTCAGAATACATGCTTGTCCTATTTAGTGATCTGG ATGCTGGATCTCTGATAAAAGCTAGCAATGCAGAAACGTTCAAAGAAAAGATCAATTCTCTTTCATCATTGAATAATTCAAACCCAGGGATGTGCCTATCAGCAGTgcag TTGGCACTGACGAGAGTTCCTCCGTCATCAGACATTTTTGTTTACACTGATGGTCCAGCAAAGGACTCACAATTAAAAAACTCAGTTGAAGCCATGATACAAAGCACCAAATCAAAA GTCAATTTCCTGCTAACAAACCCTACTTTATCACGTGTCTCATCATCAAAGGCACTGTCTCAGTCAGACATACAGCTGTACAGAGACCTGGCTCATATTTCTGGTGGACAGACCATTGAGGTCACATTCTCTACAATATCTCAGGCCATTACACTTATTGGAGATGAAATAACTTCAGGTCAG GTGACTGTTCTTCAAGTCAAGAGAAATGCGTCCCAAACAGAAAGCTTTTCTTTTGTGTTGGATTCCTCTCTGTCTAATGTGATTGTGTACATCACAGGAGACTCTACAGTCTTTACTCTCTACAGCCCTACAG GTGTTTCTCAGTCAGGTTCTGTGGCAGATGGACCTCTAGGCAGCATCCTGACTGTAAACAGTATAAAGAGACTAAAACTCAACTCTAACAACCTGACAGGAGAATGGAAGATTACTGTTAACTCCCCAAGCTCTTACAACCTGAAAGTCATCG GTCAGAGTTCCGTGAACATCCTTGTTTATTTTGTGGAGATATTTCAGGGAGGTCATGGAGACTCATGGGGACAGAGTTACACCCGTCCTTTCACTG GTCGGAATGCTACTTTATTTGTCTCTGTGACCGGAGGAGATTCAGTCACAGTGACGGATGTGCTTCTAGTTGAAGCTTCAGGATCTGCTGTTGTTAATGGACGCATCAAAGCAGTGGGTACAACAGACTTCCTGGTGAATATAGACACAATCCCAGAGTGGGCATTTGTGGTGCAGCTCAAAGGGCTGTTGAATAAGTCCTCGACGGTCAGTCGATTCCAGAGACAATCACCCATCCAGCTTAAAGGATCCAAAATAACTGTTGTG GCTCAATCACAGAATGTAACACAGCCTGGAGTACCACTGAATATCAGCTTTACAGTGACAGCTAATGCTACAGGTGGAAACTACATAATCCGCGCCCGGACTGACCAGGGCTTCAACGTGTCTGTCTCCAGCTCTCTGCTAGTTGCAGCAGGAGGAAGCGCTCAAGGAAACATCACACTGATCACACCATCTGACACAGAGTCAGGGACAGACGTCACACTCACCATTGAAGCAGAAGCTCCAGGATCCACTGACCTGAATTACGCCACACTGAGACTCACCGTCTCCGCAGCCAGTGCTGTTTTCAGTGGACATTACTCGTTTTCCATCTGTCTTTCTCTTTTCTGCTTTCTCATTTCCCATTATGTTGGATTGTAA